From one Rhodamnia argentea isolate NSW1041297 chromosome 1, ASM2092103v1, whole genome shotgun sequence genomic stretch:
- the LOC115731870 gene encoding glutamyl-tRNA(Gln) amidotransferase subunit B, chloroplastic/mitochondrial, which translates to MASLLCRGILTYPPLLNYAALLRRKSHVFYCTMSTTEAQTATQGSQSTQIKISPHRKKKGLDDVLKDYEAIIGIETHVQLSTLTKAFCSCPYNYGSQPNTNICPVCMGLPGALPVVNSKVIECAVKLGLALNCKLNLKSKFDRKQYFYPDLPKGYQISQFDVPIAYGGHIDLDLPVEFGGGHRRFGITRVHMEEDAGKLLHSGNGSYSQVDLNRAGVPLLEIVSEPDMRNGIEAAEYAAEVQRLVRYLGVSNGNMQEGSLRCDVNISIRPIGQVKFGTKVEIKNLNSFSSVNRAIDFEIARQALLLSEGQDDQIVQETRLWEEGSQKTVTMRKKEGLSDYRYFPEPDLPGVTLTKEYVDSIRNSLPELPEMKRRRYEELGLSMQDVLFLANDVNVAEFFDETIAKGADVKLAANWIMGDIVAYLKNEKLSIDEIKLTPQELAELIASIKGGTISGKIGKEILFELVAKGGTVKGMIEEKDLVQIADPAEIEKMVDKVLLDNPKQLEQYRGGKTKLQGYFAGQVMKASKGKANPGLLNKILLKKLNAKS; encoded by the exons ATGGCTTCGTTATTATGCAGAGGGATCCTGACGTATCCTCCATTGCTGAATTATGCTGCACTCTTGAGAAGAAAAAGTCACGTATTCTACTGCACAATGAGcactacagaagctcaaacagCAACACAAGGAAGCCAGTCGACCCAAATCAAGATCTCCCCAcacagaaagaagaaaggactTGATGATGTACTAAAAGACTATGAAGCAATAATTGGCATAGAGACTCATGTACAGCTCTCAACGCTAACCAAGGCCTTCTGCAGTTGCCCTTACAATTACGGATCTCAACCGAACACCAATATCTGCCCTGTATGCATGGGTTTGCCTGGTGCATTGCCAGTTGTGAACTCAAAGGTTATTGAATGTGCCGTGAAATTGGGTCTTGCTCTCAATTGCAAGTTGAACTtaaaatcaaagtttgacaGGAAGCAGTACTTCTATCCAGATCTCCCGAAAGGTTATCAAATATCCCAGTTTGATGTCCCGATTGCTTATGGTGGTCACATAGATCTGGATCTCCCAGTGGAATTTGGTGGTGGACATAGGAGGTTTGGCATAACTAGGGTTCATATGGAAGAGGATGCAGGAAAGCTACTTCACTCTGGAAATGGGAGTTATTCTCAG GTTGATTTGAACAGAGCAGGAGTACCATTGCTTGAAATCGTCTCTGAGCCTGACATGCGAAATGGTATTGAGGCGGCAGAGTATGCTGCAGAAGTACAGAGGTTGGTTCGGTATCTTGGTGTCAGTAATGGAAATATGCAAGAAGGTTCACTGCGTTGCGACGTTAACATTTCTATTCGGCCTATTGGGCAAGTGAAATTTGGCACAAAG gtCGAGATAAAGAATCTGAATTCCTTTTCTTCAGTGAATAGGGCCATTGACTTTGAGATTGCAAGGCAGGCTCTTCTCCTAAGCGAAGGTCAGGATGATCAGATTGTGCAGGAAACTCGTCTTTGGGAAGAAGGCTCTCAG AAAACAGTTACaatgaggaaaaaagaaggactTTCAGATTACCGATACTTTCCAGAGCCAGACTTGCCTGGGGTTACTCTTACTAAAGAATATGTTGATAGCATTCGTAATTCTTTGCCCGAACTACCAGAAATGAAACGCAGAAGGTATGAAGAACTGGGACTCAGCATGCAAGATGTTCTTTTCCTTGCGAACGATGTGAAT GTAGCTGAGTTTTTTGATGAAACTATTGCAAAGGGTGCTGATGTGAAGCTGGCAGCCAACTGGATAATGGGCGATATTGTGGCCTATTTGAAAAACGAAAAGTTGTCCATTGACGAGATTAAACTTACGCCTCAAGAGTTGGCAGAGCTGATAGCATCTATTAAAGGAGGGACTATTAGTGGGAAGATAGGAAAAGAG ATATTGTTTGAGCTAGTGGCTAAAGGTGGAACAGTGAAGGGAATGATTGAAGAAAAGGACCTGGTCCAG ATCGCTGATCCAGCTGAGATTGAGAAGATGGTGGACAAAGTGCTTTTAGATAACCCCAAGCAATTGGAACAGTATCGTGGAGGCAAAACTAAGCTTCAAGGCTATTTTGCTGGCCAG GTGATGAAAGCGTCAAAGGGCAAAGCGAACCCAGGACTCCTAAACAAGATTcttctcaaaaaattaaatgcaaagagCTGA